The following proteins come from a genomic window of Gossypium raimondii isolate GPD5lz chromosome 5, ASM2569854v1, whole genome shotgun sequence:
- the LOC105770155 gene encoding uncharacterized protein LOC105770155: MGSEAGIVRKPRFLGLHGFRTSGAILKTQIETKWPKSVLEKIDIVYPDAPFPAQGKSDVEGIFDPPYYEWFQFNKEFTTYTNFDECLAYIEDIIIKQGPFDGLLGFSQGAILSGGLPGLQAKGMALTKVPQIKNLIIIGGAKFKNVTVAENAYSSPIHCPSLHFLGENDFLKPYGLELLESCVDPVVIHHPKGHTIPRFDESGLKMMLSFLERIEKDILSEQEKDVCYKEEENVVEA, encoded by the exons atgggaagtGAAGCTGGGATTGTGAGGAAACCCAGATTTCTTGGCCTCCATGGATTTAGAACAAGTGGAGCGATTCTCAAGACACAGATAGAGACCAAATGGCCTAAATCGGTATTGGAAAAGATCGATATCGTTTACCCAGATGCGCCGTTTCCAGCTCAGGGGAAATCCGATGTCGAAGGGATCTTCGATCCTCCTTATTACGAGtggtttcaattcaataag GAATTTACGACTTACACAAATTTTGACGAATGTCTTGCTTATATTGAagatattataattaaacaagGACCTTTCGATGGCCTTCTAGGTTTTTCACAG GGAGCAATCTTATCGGGTGGGTTGCCCGGATTGCAGGCGAAG GGTATGGCGCTTACAAAAGTTCCCCAAATAAagaatttgataataattggaGGGGCTAAATTCAAGAACGTAACAGTGGCAGAAAACGCTTATTCTTCTCCCATCCACTGCCCATCTCTTCACTTTTTAG GAGAGAATGATTTCCTGAAACCATATGGATTGGAGCTGTTGGAATCGTGTGTAGATCCTGTTGTCATCCATCACCCAAAGGGCCACACTATTCCCCGATTTG atGAAAGTGGCTTAAAGATGATGCTGAGCTTCCTGGAGAGGATTGAAAAGGATATTTTGTCTGAACAAGAAAAGGATGTATGCTATAAAGAGGAAGAGAATGTCGTAGAAGCTTAA
- the LOC105770156 gene encoding blue copper protein, translating into MASLSVGVACVLLVLCMVVPSLAAVYTVGDTSGWTTGIDYSTWTQGKTFKVGDTLVFKYPTFHTVDEVSSSDYSTCTVGNAIRSDNSGSTTVTLKAAGTHYFICGVVGHCGNGMKLAVKVESSSSTTGTTTTTNPDFSYSSSNRSSFAAYFITCVALIVILVINVSLWQEF; encoded by the exons ATGGCAAGCTTAAGTGTGGGAGTGGCTTGTGTTTTGCTAGTTTTGTGCATGGTTGTGCCTAGTTTGGCCGCAGTTTACACTGTTGGTGACACCTCTGGGTGGACTACTGGTATTGATTATAGCACATGGACTCAAGGCAAGACCTTCAAAGTTGGTGATACCCTTG TTTTCAAGTACCCAACATTTCATACAGTGGACGAAGTAAGTTCTAGTGATTACAGTACATGCACTGTGGGCAATGCAATAAGGTCAGATAACAGTGGATCCACCACTGTCACTCTCAAAGCTGCCGGAACTCATTACTTCATTTGTGGTGTTGTTGGCCATTGCGGCAACGGCATGAAGCTCGCTGTCAAAGTCGAGTCCAGCAGCTCAACAACAGGAACAACAACGACAACAAACCCAGATTTTTCATATTCTTCATCGAATCGTTCCTCATTTGCGGCTTATTTCATAACTTGTGTTGCATTGATTGTGATTTTGGTCATAAATGTAAGCTTATGGCAAGAGTTCTAG